One segment of Methylotuvimicrobium sp. KM2 DNA contains the following:
- a CDS encoding S8 family serine peptidase: MMNRYRLVFLLMVCCGMSAQAADIRLSSHLQRLQAEFRQHSAAGKPVHSFVSTDPTLSVIDHRYVVLDISAADSAQAETLLEHLQALGMTHAVRYKHLVSGAFPIESLHELEGLSGVNWVQASSAARHALGPPGGLAYNAADAAMFTDVVRKRYNVDGSGVTIGVLSDSYNCLDGAADDVLSGDLPDDVVVLQDYPFCEEGLSDEGRAMMQLVYDIAPGAKQMFYTAWMGAAGFAQGIQRLADAGADIIVDDIAYLTMPMFQDGPIAQSVDEVKARGVAYFSSAGNMARLSYENDFVSGREPLSSDTAHDFGKAAGQASDFYQKITIPQNTGVRIVLQWDDPAEIAGGAGAKTDLDLFLLDHSKRRILSSSQDSNIGHNPVEILGIGHSMETTEFYLYISHRAGPAPKHVKYVLFGPPAPWPDAKEDELVQLSVQFNNGAPTLVMPDGQVMQRGKAVVVLEREIVEINTQERPLFLGSDGNVLIEYKDEFHRIGTPYLPIWFIPEGFKAALIGGELILYRDIEDVVPLTIDHYPTHSGTVYGHANAAGAMAVGAIPYEETPWFGTPITDSKIQYFSSAGGTPIYFNRDGIRHSQAEQRLKPDIVAPDNSDTTFFGNDNDGSGFPNFTGTSAAAPNAAALAGLLKQAFPFLSPDQVHLAMRKGSQPLHDPAGNVSQPAPANPDCEFADDFNWGTGCGLIKADRIFSEAGHAADSVYLTLKAIEPLVIAGREFDYRFEVHNFSGQTLTNLQVSAKRLPKFLRYRYVDGCPNFNRKKVECKFPDLPSGGTAAFSIGVMPRNNPTRRLLLEAEVSTDAPVDLSGAQAVLDIELLAVPGDINGDGCVDKADWRRLFSAYRRGDHKPAYDLDGDGLVGQSDLQILKTLYSRPGGRRCR, translated from the coding sequence ATGATGAATCGATACCGTTTAGTGTTTCTATTGATGGTCTGCTGCGGCATGTCGGCACAGGCCGCGGACATACGTTTGAGCAGTCATCTGCAACGCTTGCAAGCCGAATTTCGTCAGCACAGCGCCGCCGGCAAACCCGTTCATAGCTTCGTTTCCACCGATCCCACGCTGTCGGTGATCGATCATCGCTATGTCGTGCTCGATATTTCGGCAGCCGATTCGGCACAGGCCGAAACGCTGCTCGAACACTTGCAAGCACTCGGCATGACGCACGCGGTACGCTATAAACACCTCGTTTCCGGCGCGTTTCCGATCGAAAGCTTGCATGAGCTCGAAGGATTGTCCGGCGTCAATTGGGTGCAAGCATCGAGCGCGGCGCGCCATGCGCTGGGTCCGCCCGGCGGCTTGGCCTACAACGCGGCCGATGCGGCGATGTTTACCGATGTCGTGCGCAAACGCTATAACGTCGACGGCAGCGGCGTGACGATCGGCGTCTTGTCCGACAGCTACAACTGTTTGGACGGCGCGGCGGACGACGTGCTCAGCGGCGATCTGCCGGACGATGTCGTCGTGTTGCAGGACTATCCGTTTTGCGAAGAGGGCTTGAGCGACGAAGGCCGGGCGATGATGCAATTGGTTTACGACATCGCTCCGGGGGCGAAGCAGATGTTTTATACCGCATGGATGGGCGCGGCCGGCTTTGCCCAAGGCATTCAGCGTTTGGCCGATGCCGGCGCCGATATCATCGTCGACGACATCGCCTACCTGACCATGCCGATGTTCCAAGACGGCCCGATCGCGCAATCGGTCGACGAAGTCAAGGCGCGCGGCGTCGCTTATTTTTCTTCGGCGGGGAACATGGCTAGGCTGTCTTACGAAAACGATTTCGTGTCGGGCCGCGAGCCTTTGTCGTCCGATACTGCGCACGATTTCGGCAAGGCGGCGGGGCAGGCTTCCGATTTTTATCAGAAAATCACAATACCTCAAAACACGGGCGTGCGCATCGTGTTGCAATGGGACGACCCGGCTGAAATTGCCGGCGGAGCAGGCGCGAAAACCGATCTGGATTTGTTTTTATTGGATCACAGCAAACGGCGCATCCTATCCAGCAGCCAGGACAGCAATATCGGACACAATCCGGTCGAGATTCTTGGCATCGGGCATTCGATGGAAACGACCGAGTTTTATTTATATATCAGCCATCGGGCCGGACCCGCGCCTAAGCATGTCAAATATGTGCTGTTCGGCCCGCCCGCGCCTTGGCCGGATGCGAAAGAAGACGAATTGGTACAGCTTAGCGTGCAATTTAACAACGGCGCTCCGACTTTGGTCATGCCCGATGGGCAGGTGATGCAGCGCGGCAAGGCCGTTGTCGTTTTGGAACGTGAAATTGTCGAAATCAATACGCAAGAGAGACCTTTATTTCTAGGCAGCGACGGCAATGTTCTAATCGAATACAAAGACGAGTTTCATCGCATCGGTACGCCCTATTTGCCTATTTGGTTCATTCCAGAAGGCTTCAAGGCCGCTTTGATCGGCGGCGAACTGATTCTTTACCGCGATATCGAAGATGTCGTGCCCTTGACTATCGACCACTACCCCACCCACAGCGGCACCGTTTACGGTCATGCCAACGCGGCCGGCGCGATGGCGGTCGGCGCGATTCCCTACGAGGAAACGCCGTGGTTCGGCACGCCGATTACAGACAGCAAGATCCAGTATTTTTCATCGGCGGGCGGCACGCCGATTTATTTCAATCGGGACGGGATCAGGCACAGTCAGGCAGAACAGCGCCTTAAACCCGATATCGTCGCGCCCGATAATAGCGACACGACATTTTTCGGCAATGACAACGACGGCAGCGGCTTTCCCAATTTTACCGGCACCTCGGCGGCCGCTCCGAACGCCGCCGCCTTGGCCGGCTTATTGAAGCAGGCGTTTCCGTTTTTAAGCCCCGATCAAGTTCATCTGGCGATGCGTAAAGGCAGCCAGCCGCTGCACGATCCCGCAGGCAATGTTTCACAACCGGCCCCGGCCAATCCGGACTGTGAATTCGCGGACGACTTCAATTGGGGGACCGGTTGCGGTCTGATAAAGGCGGACCGGATTTTTAGCGAAGCCGGTCATGCGGCCGATTCCGTGTATTTAACCCTAAAGGCAATCGAGCCTCTCGTCATTGCCGGCCGCGAATTCGACTATCGCTTCGAAGTGCACAATTTCAGCGGACAAACCTTGACCAATTTACAGGTTAGCGCCAAGCGTTTGCCGAAATTCCTCCGCTATCGCTACGTCGACGGCTGCCCGAACTTCAACAGAAAGAAAGTCGAATGCAAATTCCCCGACTTGCCTTCCGGCGGCACGGCGGCTTTTAGCATCGGCGTGATGCCGAGGAACAATCCGACACGGCGTTTACTGCTCGAAGCGGAAGTATCGACCGACGCGCCGGTCGATTTAAGCGGCGCGCAAGCCGTGCTGGATATCGAACTACTGGCGGTGCCCGGCGATATCAACGGCGACGGCTGCGTGGACAAAGCCGATTGGCGCCGCCTGTTCAGCGCCTATCGACGAGGCGATCATAAACCGGCCTACGACTTGGACGGCGACGGCCTGGTCGGACAAAGCGATTTGCAGATATTGAAAACGCTCTACTCCAGACCGGGAGGTAGACGATGCCGTTGA
- a CDS encoding type II secretion system protein: protein MPLIATDRIGQTPAPKRRQHGLTLVELTVTLLILTVLATIAIRSTNDLAFQARYEQTKERLETIRHAILGNPRLIINGQQAISGFVADMGRLPDRMRELFQSGICQDSGGALLPAIKRPVDCVNPDVWVYLNVPCSDNSSNTKASCEAVPADWLGKDVDNSTGLSFGWNGPYLNISGNPDDPDAFTDGWGKTGNDGNYGWSFNANGFQLEIQSAGKNHQFDSNDTEYDADYPENQPVIRGGDWLFDISSGISVNFKKTEGGGSVPPVSRCTDPEILTKGTCTLPDTWIGGCNKADYYNKDGCEANSGNWSLCSDDTLLTKSDCETANKEWYGEGFGCSDHAKMWKSLCISPSIWRSCTDDGTITTESACLALNEIWYGDDIFNAPSFTKKICMKIFYVKTAGGIGTLVSDEDINTLSFDPKTITADGTLQTIKFSNFRDSESTIQVTEIPIGSLPVGVYEHDGTDCTNTHYPADRENPSQVEFRARTTLPVINW from the coding sequence ATGCCGTTGATAGCAACCGACAGAATCGGGCAAACGCCCGCGCCGAAACGCCGCCAGCACGGACTCACCCTAGTCGAACTGACCGTAACGCTACTGATACTAACCGTGCTGGCCACCATCGCCATACGCTCGACCAACGACCTGGCTTTTCAAGCGCGTTACGAACAAACCAAAGAACGCCTGGAGACGATTAGGCACGCGATCCTCGGCAATCCGAGGTTGATTATTAACGGCCAGCAGGCGATTAGCGGGTTTGTGGCGGATATGGGGCGGTTGCCGGATCGGATGCGTGAATTATTTCAATCAGGAATATGCCAAGATTCAGGAGGCGCACTATTACCGGCGATTAAAAGACCGGTTGACTGTGTAAACCCGGATGTGTGGGTGTATTTAAATGTCCCGTGCTCTGACAATTCGTCCAATACAAAAGCATCTTGCGAAGCAGTTCCGGCGGATTGGTTGGGGAAGGATGTAGATAATTCGACAGGCTTAAGTTTTGGCTGGAATGGGCCGTATTTGAATATATCCGGCAATCCGGATGATCCGGACGCGTTTACCGATGGTTGGGGGAAAACCGGTAATGACGGTAACTATGGGTGGAGTTTTAATGCCAACGGATTTCAACTAGAGATACAAAGTGCCGGTAAAAACCATCAATTCGATTCAAACGATACTGAATACGATGCTGATTATCCTGAAAATCAACCGGTGATAAGAGGGGGGGATTGGTTGTTTGATATTTCTTCAGGGATTAGCGTTAATTTCAAAAAAACTGAAGGGGGTGGTTCGGTACCCCCGGTTTCGCGTTGCACTGATCCAGAGATACTAACAAAGGGAACATGCACATTACCAGACACCTGGATCGGTGGCTGTAACAAAGCCGATTATTACAATAAGGATGGATGTGAGGCGAATTCGGGGAATTGGAGCTTATGTTCCGATGATACATTACTCACGAAATCGGACTGCGAAACAGCAAATAAAGAATGGTACGGCGAAGGTTTTGGCTGTTCGGATCATGCGAAAATGTGGAAAAGCTTGTGTATAAGTCCATCGATTTGGCGAAGTTGTACTGATGATGGAACGATTACCACGGAGAGCGCATGCTTGGCTTTAAATGAAATATGGTACGGCGATGATATCTTTAACGCCCCTTCGTTTACTAAGAAAATATGTATGAAAATTTTCTATGTAAAAACGGCTGGAGGAATTGGAACGCTTGTGAGCGATGAGGATATTAACACACTAAGTTTTGATCCAAAAACAATTACCGCTGATGGTACTCTGCAAACAATCAAATTTAGTAATTTCCGTGATTCTGAGAGTACTATTCAAGTAACTGAAATTCCAATTGGGAGTCTTCCTGTTGGTGTCTACGAGCACGACGGTACCGACTGTACAAATACTCATTATCCAGCCGACCGAGAAAACCCGAGTCAAGTGGAATTTAGGGCTCGCACTACTTTGCCGGTAATCAATTGGTAG
- a CDS encoding transposase has protein sequence MANYRRYRVKGGTYFFTVAIYNRRQALLVDYIDALRDAFAEVKRAHPFHIDAIVILPEHMHCIWTLPEGDDAFSMRWRQIKSAFTEQLPDVEPRSASRKRKGERGIWHRRFWDHVIRDDNDFARHVDYIHFNPVKHGWVKQVADWPYSTFFRYVERGVYPLSWGSDYSDDLEVAGE, from the coding sequence ATGGCTAATTATCGGCGTTATCGGGTTAAAGGCGGAACGTATTTTTTTACGGTGGCTATATACAATCGGCGACAGGCGTTATTGGTCGATTATATCGATGCGCTACGGGACGCTTTTGCAGAAGTCAAACGTGCGCATCCGTTCCATATCGATGCCATTGTGATCTTGCCGGAGCATATGCATTGTATTTGGACCTTGCCGGAGGGCGACGATGCTTTTTCGATGCGTTGGCGGCAAATCAAGTCTGCGTTTACCGAGCAGTTGCCGGATGTCGAGCCGCGTTCGGCAAGTCGAAAACGGAAGGGTGAACGGGGTATTTGGCATCGGCGATTTTGGGATCATGTCATTCGGGACGATAACGATTTTGCTCGGCATGTGGATTACATTCATTTTAATCCGGTTAAGCATGGTTGGGTCAAGCAAGTAGCGGATTGGCCTTATTCGACATTTTTTCGTTATGTCGAACGAGGGGTTTATCCCTTGTCTTGGGGGAGCGATTACAGCGATGACCTAGAGGTGGCGGGAGAGTGA
- a CDS encoding MoxR family ATPase, with amino-acid sequence MEHDLEALINQANRIILGKDRQIRLAVCCLLAKGHLLIEDLPGVGKTTLSHALAKLFGMDYQRLQFTSDLLPADIIGSSVFMANEHAFKFHPGPIFRQMILADEINRASPKAQSALLEAMEERQVTVDGETYALPELFFVIATQNPNHHVGTFSLPESQLDRFLMRIELGYPDHRAELSLLSGEARYRLLEDLPVMMPAERLLQLQDQVARVYASPALLNYVLAVVTFTRQSDQYHCGLSPRAGLALLNAAKAWALLANRDAVLPEDVQAVLPAVAGHRIRSGLGNSESIVAPILQNVPAV; translated from the coding sequence ATGGAACATGACTTAGAAGCGTTAATTAACCAAGCGAACCGAATTATTCTGGGTAAGGATCGGCAAATTCGATTGGCGGTGTGTTGTTTGCTGGCCAAAGGGCATTTGTTGATCGAGGATTTACCCGGCGTGGGGAAGACGACTTTGTCGCATGCGCTGGCTAAATTATTCGGTATGGATTATCAGCGTTTGCAATTTACCAGCGATCTGTTGCCGGCGGATATTATCGGTTCGTCGGTGTTTATGGCGAATGAGCATGCGTTTAAGTTTCATCCCGGCCCGATTTTCAGGCAAATGATCTTGGCCGATGAAATCAATCGGGCTTCGCCGAAGGCGCAAAGCGCTTTGCTCGAGGCGATGGAGGAGCGGCAAGTTACGGTAGACGGGGAAACGTATGCTTTGCCCGAGTTGTTTTTTGTGATCGCCACGCAAAACCCGAATCATCATGTGGGTACGTTTTCTTTGCCCGAGTCGCAATTGGACCGGTTTTTGATGCGGATCGAGTTGGGTTATCCGGATCATCGCGCCGAGTTGTCGTTGTTGTCCGGCGAGGCGCGCTATCGCTTGCTTGAGGATTTGCCGGTGATGATGCCGGCAGAGCGTTTGTTGCAGTTGCAGGATCAAGTGGCGCGCGTGTATGCCTCGCCGGCTTTGTTGAATTATGTGTTGGCGGTCGTGACGTTTACTCGGCAGTCCGATCAGTATCATTGCGGTTTATCGCCTCGGGCCGGTTTGGCTTTGCTGAACGCGGCCAAGGCTTGGGCGTTGTTGGCCAATCGCGACGCGGTGTTGCCCGAAGATGTGCAAGCGGTATTGCCGGCGGTTGCGGGGCACCGGATTCGTTCCGGGCTGGGGAATTCCGAGTCTATCGTAGCGCCGATTTTACAAAACGTGCCGGCGGTTTGA
- a CDS encoding DUF58 domain-containing protein, with amino-acid sequence MNADLASLKQGFGFGRFFRRGESVSGPLELTRRRVFILPTQRGLSLVYTIVLLLLIALIYNNNLVYGLAFFLASLFFVTILHTYRALAGLVVKIGYAAPVFAGESAGLLLTVSNPTDTRRHALSAHLESESVFDLEARQSKTLTLYMRTQQRGWHSIGAITLASHYPLGLFRAWSPLRFSDRILVYPKPARDVVPFPDASGSDAAGQSVSDRGGQDDFIGTREYQAGDLLRQIHWKAYAKGQGLLSKQYAGESVGTELWLDYGQAFGERTEDRLSRLCRWVLDADTAGLRYGLRLPGCRIPPDNGASHRARCLKALALFEGERS; translated from the coding sequence ATGAACGCAGATCTAGCGTCATTGAAACAAGGTTTCGGGTTCGGGCGTTTTTTCAGGCGGGGCGAGTCTGTCAGCGGTCCGTTGGAGTTGACGCGGCGGCGGGTTTTTATTTTGCCGACGCAGCGCGGGCTGAGCTTGGTTTATACCATTGTGTTATTGTTGTTGATTGCATTGATTTATAACAATAATTTGGTGTACGGCTTGGCGTTTTTTTTGGCTAGTCTGTTTTTCGTGACGATTTTGCATACCTATCGGGCGCTGGCCGGGTTGGTGGTAAAAATCGGTTATGCGGCTCCGGTTTTTGCCGGCGAATCGGCGGGACTATTATTGACGGTGAGTAATCCGACGGACACTCGTCGCCATGCTTTGTCTGCGCATCTGGAAAGCGAGTCGGTCTTCGATTTGGAGGCTCGGCAAAGTAAAACGCTTACCTTGTATATGCGCACTCAACAACGCGGTTGGCATTCGATTGGCGCGATAACGCTGGCCAGTCATTATCCGTTGGGGCTTTTTCGGGCCTGGTCGCCGCTGCGCTTTAGCGATCGGATTTTGGTTTATCCGAAGCCGGCTCGGGATGTCGTACCTTTTCCGGACGCGAGCGGGTCTGACGCGGCCGGGCAGAGCGTTAGCGACCGCGGGGGGCAAGACGATTTTATCGGCACTCGCGAATATCAGGCCGGGGATTTGTTGCGCCAGATTCATTGGAAGGCTTATGCCAAGGGTCAAGGTTTGTTGTCTAAACAATATGCCGGCGAGTCGGTCGGCACCGAGTTGTGGCTGGATTATGGGCAGGCTTTCGGGGAGCGAACCGAAGATCGTTTGAGCCGTTTATGCCGCTGGGTTTTGGATGCCGATACGGCCGGTTTGCGTTATGGCTTGCGTTTGCCGGGTTGCCGTATTCCTCCGGATAACGGTGCTTCGCATCGAGCCCGCTGTTTGAAGGCCTTGGCTCTTTTTGAGGGCGAGCGATCATGA
- a CDS encoding DUF3488 and transglutaminase-like domain-containing protein: protein MNAGILRGLLFAVALIVLPHVGHIPPLLSVFFGVLWIWRFCGIRYPNCLPRGMAASVLMLVGIGLLVAHHRGEWGIDSGTALFVTALGLKLLELNKPRDVYLIAYLGFIVIAAQFLYWQNIVAAVYGLSVSVLLLACLVAVNQHGRLFRADVFRRISYLFLQALPMTAILFMVFPRVQAPAWAFLNDDKHRAQSGLGDILEPGAFDQLALSPKLAFRVKFDGAMPPKDQLYWRGPVFSFTDGVRWRKSNNAHAKYYQEPLQVSGQSYAYRLLLEPQAHSWVYGLEMPVEFDDSLRRDANYQLLSRVRSGEAAEFKLVSYSHYNTGRITRSEYAENRQLPGEPSAEVESLVRQLHGFDEAPERYLNNVLAWFRRQGFQYSLTPPLMPDRPIETFLFEAKTGFCNHYATAFVYLLRVADIPARVVTGYQGGEFNKIGRFLEVRQSDAHAWAEVWLDGKGWVRVDPTSAVMPVQTAQDSLRDERPEFGEAGAAPTDREIRDSWSDLKPVEQFWNSLEYYWQRWIVSYGSGTRSDLLNRLHLKHWQEVLFGLLAVWLAVMLILAGMLLRPWGKRDDPVVKLYRKFCRKMTRLGVERASGEGPIDFAQRAKVHCPELARDIDEITEIFVRLKYQRADSDGDFRRLRRKVSGLRC, encoded by the coding sequence ATGAATGCCGGTATCTTACGAGGCTTGTTATTTGCGGTCGCTTTGATCGTGCTGCCGCACGTCGGTCATATTCCGCCGCTTTTATCCGTATTTTTTGGGGTGTTGTGGATTTGGCGTTTTTGCGGTATTCGTTATCCGAATTGTCTGCCTAGGGGCATGGCCGCTTCGGTGTTGATGCTGGTCGGTATCGGTTTGCTGGTCGCTCATCATCGAGGCGAATGGGGGATCGATAGCGGTACGGCCTTGTTTGTGACGGCCTTGGGCTTGAAGTTGTTGGAGTTGAATAAGCCGCGCGATGTTTATTTGATCGCTTATTTGGGCTTTATCGTCATTGCCGCTCAGTTTTTGTATTGGCAAAACATCGTTGCCGCCGTTTATGGTTTGTCGGTCAGTGTGTTGTTGTTGGCATGTTTGGTTGCCGTGAATCAGCATGGCCGTCTGTTTCGCGCCGATGTATTCCGCAGGATTTCGTATTTGTTTTTGCAGGCCCTGCCGATGACGGCAATTTTATTCATGGTGTTCCCTCGGGTGCAGGCGCCTGCCTGGGCATTTTTGAATGACGATAAGCATCGGGCGCAGTCGGGGCTCGGCGATATTTTGGAGCCGGGCGCTTTCGATCAATTGGCTTTGTCGCCCAAACTGGCGTTTCGGGTCAAGTTTGACGGGGCGATGCCGCCTAAGGATCAATTGTATTGGCGCGGCCCGGTGTTTAGTTTTACCGACGGCGTTCGGTGGCGCAAGTCTAATAATGCTCATGCCAAGTATTATCAAGAACCCTTGCAGGTATCCGGTCAATCGTATGCCTATCGCTTGTTGCTGGAGCCGCAAGCTCACTCATGGGTGTATGGGCTGGAGATGCCCGTCGAGTTCGATGATTCGTTGCGGCGCGATGCCAATTATCAGTTGCTTAGTCGGGTTCGGAGCGGGGAGGCCGCCGAATTTAAGCTGGTGTCTTATTCGCACTACAACACCGGCCGCATTACGCGCTCGGAGTATGCGGAGAACCGGCAGTTACCCGGCGAGCCTTCCGCTGAAGTCGAGTCTTTGGTCCGGCAGCTACACGGTTTTGACGAGGCGCCCGAGCGGTATTTGAATAATGTGTTGGCGTGGTTTCGGCGGCAGGGTTTTCAATACAGTCTGACACCGCCTTTGATGCCGGATCGTCCGATTGAAACATTTTTGTTCGAGGCCAAAACGGGTTTTTGCAATCACTATGCGACGGCGTTTGTTTATTTATTGAGGGTCGCCGATATTCCGGCCCGTGTGGTTACGGGTTATCAGGGCGGCGAGTTCAATAAAATCGGCCGGTTTTTAGAAGTCCGGCAATCGGATGCGCATGCCTGGGCTGAGGTTTGGCTGGACGGCAAGGGTTGGGTTCGGGTCGATCCTACGAGTGCCGTTATGCCGGTTCAGACCGCGCAAGATTCGCTTAGGGATGAGCGTCCGGAGTTCGGAGAGGCGGGTGCGGCGCCAACTGACCGGGAAATTCGTGATTCCTGGTCCGATTTGAAGCCGGTCGAGCAGTTTTGGAATAGTTTGGAATATTACTGGCAGCGCTGGATCGTCAGTTATGGCAGCGGGACGCGTAGCGATCTGTTGAATCGCCTTCATCTGAAGCATTGGCAAGAGGTGTTGTTCGGCTTGCTGGCCGTATGGCTTGCGGTGATGTTGATTTTGGCGGGTATGTTGTTGAGGCCTTGGGGCAAGCGTGACGATCCGGTGGTGAAATTGTATCGGAAATTTTGCCGGAAAATGACCCGGCTGGGCGTGGAGAGAGCAAGCGGCGAAGGACCGATCGATTTTGCGCAAAGAGCAAAGGTGCATTGTCCGGAATTGGCGCGCGATATCGATGAGATTACCGAGATATTCGTTAGATTGAAGTATCAACGTGCGGATTCGGACGGCGATTTTAGACGCTTGAGAAGGAAGGTTTCGGGGTTGCGATGTTGA
- a CDS encoding glycosyl hydrolase family 57, whose translation MSIFSKLSDINCPESLACDASGKNPSFEVSFRADGIIPFPQVILHGEGRQKIIKDDAIGSRADDKGDYIYTAKIPAGLFAANHINIQIEGCRQADLSRAGGDDWIKVYRDLRLDAPPRAARKIEIADGIKVYFGIHKHMHQPYYRAADPDYWDGEKDEIFGSRVGNYTGFLPAAVRQYDEGNLPHAGLSTSWSGSLIEQLDRCEAQGLCGGRFSDWKNELRGIAGAKTALGNPRMAFSAFGYFHPLMALIPARNIVRHIQWHQDAIRAHFGVEASKVLFPPETAFHVRMIPALKEAGIEAVIYDSIHRYRACRDYPYAGINEGMLPPNPAEQVNPPVDDWLQLHNIWAGSKISPSLMRPEYIAYEDPDGNIHKIIGIPAERYIGNEDARGGFGALQYPDVLGQVYDRIVETGSFDPKHPPFFLLHSDGDNHGGGADSYYHHNTGELVRWLQEDPRFELTTSEDYLRRFPPDPAQAVHIEPGSWSGADNGDPQFMKWFSRYDQSYSPDLNSWAALTALQNLVHTIEDSAPEHAALQEASRLMLTAETSCYWYWTGQDVWDKQVTEAANKGWQLLGSAVKQVGDRTGPTIFAPWVTPENPGGDCWGQGCLKAAPREATLHTFIHDLSGLKRTTLVLRTASGEKRLDLNNHGPYPSHTGASVSADYCTASLPVGAGNVRYYIEAEDSHGNVSRSALERIYLA comes from the coding sequence ATGAGTATTTTTTCCAAACTATCGGATATCAATTGCCCCGAATCGCTTGCTTGCGATGCCTCGGGAAAAAACCCATCATTCGAGGTCAGCTTTCGCGCCGACGGCATAATCCCGTTTCCGCAAGTGATATTGCATGGCGAAGGCCGACAAAAAATCATAAAGGATGATGCGATCGGCAGCCGGGCCGACGACAAAGGCGACTACATTTATACCGCAAAGATACCGGCCGGTTTATTTGCCGCAAACCACATCAATATACAGATCGAAGGCTGCCGCCAGGCCGACTTGAGCCGGGCCGGCGGAGACGACTGGATCAAAGTCTATCGCGACCTTCGGCTCGACGCTCCTCCTCGCGCCGCACGGAAAATAGAGATTGCCGACGGCATCAAGGTATACTTCGGTATTCACAAACACATGCACCAGCCCTATTACCGCGCGGCCGATCCCGATTATTGGGATGGTGAAAAAGACGAGATCTTCGGCTCTCGTGTCGGCAATTACACCGGCTTCCTACCGGCCGCGGTGCGCCAATATGACGAAGGAAACTTGCCGCATGCCGGACTGTCGACCAGTTGGAGCGGTTCGCTGATCGAACAACTCGATCGTTGCGAGGCACAAGGCTTGTGCGGCGGTCGTTTCTCGGACTGGAAAAACGAGTTGCGCGGCATCGCCGGCGCCAAAACCGCACTCGGCAATCCCCGCATGGCTTTTTCCGCGTTCGGCTACTTTCATCCGCTGATGGCGCTGATTCCGGCGCGCAACATCGTGCGCCACATTCAGTGGCATCAAGACGCCATACGCGCCCACTTCGGCGTCGAAGCCTCCAAAGTCTTGTTCCCACCGGAGACCGCCTTCCATGTGCGCATGATTCCGGCACTGAAGGAAGCCGGCATCGAAGCGGTCATCTACGATTCCATTCACCGTTACCGCGCCTGCCGCGATTACCCCTACGCCGGCATCAACGAAGGCATGCTGCCGCCCAACCCCGCTGAACAAGTCAACCCGCCGGTGGACGATTGGCTTCAACTGCACAATATCTGGGCCGGCTCCAAGATTTCCCCGAGCCTGATGCGGCCCGAATATATCGCCTACGAAGACCCGGACGGCAATATTCATAAAATCATCGGCATTCCGGCCGAGCGCTATATCGGTAATGAAGACGCCCGGGGCGGCTTCGGCGCCTTGCAATATCCCGACGTACTCGGTCAAGTTTACGACAGAATCGTCGAAACCGGCAGTTTCGATCCGAAACATCCGCCTTTTTTTCTGCTGCATTCCGACGGCGACAACCACGGCGGCGGCGCGGACAGCTATTATCACCACAACACCGGCGAACTGGTGCGCTGGCTGCAAGAAGACCCGCGCTTCGAACTGACCACCAGCGAGGATTATCTGCGGCGTTTCCCGCCCGACCCGGCTCAGGCCGTGCATATCGAACCCGGCTCCTGGAGCGGCGCCGACAACGGCGACCCGCAATTCATGAAATGGTTCAGCCGCTACGACCAATCCTATTCGCCCGACCTCAACTCGTGGGCCGCGCTCACGGCGCTACAAAACCTCGTGCATACGATCGAAGACAGCGCGCCGGAACATGCAGCGCTGCAAGAAGCCTCGCGCTTGATGCTCACGGCCGAAACCAGCTGTTACTGGTATTGGACCGGTCAGGACGTCTGGGATAAACAAGTTACCGAAGCCGCCAATAAAGGCTGGCAATTACTCGGCAGCGCCGTTAAACAAGTCGGCGACCGCACCGGCCCGACCATTTTCGCCCCCTGGGTAACGCCGGAAAACCCGGGCGGCGATTGCTGGGGACAGGGTTGCCTTAAAGCCGCGCCGAGAGAAGCCACGCTGCATACCTTCATCCACGATCTATCCGGCCTGAAGCGCACGACACTCGTACTGCGCACAGCTTCCGGCGAGAAACGCCTGGATCTCAACAATCACGGCCCATATCCAAGCCACACCGGCGCCTCGGTATCGGCCGATTATTGCACCGCGTCCTTACCGGTCGGAGCGGGCAATGTGCGCTACTACATTGAAGCCGAAGACTCACACGGCAATGTCTCGCGCAGCGCATTGGAGAGGATTTATTTGGCCTGA